The nucleotide sequence GGGGGCAGTTTTTTTGTGCTTCCGGTCTGCCCTCAGCGCCGGCCTCTGGACTATTCTCCTGGTCATGAGTCTTGCCCGCTTTCTTCTCTCGCTGATTGCCGGAGCGTCCGCCGCCCTGATCGCCTTTTCTGCGTTCTACACGCGGGGCGATACGGGCGGCGTCTTCCGCTTCCTACGGGCACGCGGTCAGGCGCGGCGACTGGAAGCGGCGGGCGCGAGTGCCGAGCAGGTGGCGGCGGCCAAAGCGCGGGCGCTGGAAATTGCCCAGGGGTTTGCCGACCCCGCCTTCGCCACGCAGATGCTGCCGGTGGCCCTCCTGATTGGTGTGGTGGTCGCGGCCCTCGTCTGGACGCTGTTCGGACGCCGCCTGAAACGGGCCGAGGCGGGCGGCGAGCGGGCCGACGTGCAGGAGCGCATGGTGCTGAAATACGCCTACCGCAGCGGCGGGCGCTTTACCCTGCGTGACCTGGAGGAAAAAAGCCCGCTGAGCTTCGAGCAGGCCCGTGAGGTGACGGGGCGGATGCTGGAGCGCGGTGTGCTTCAGCGCGACGGTGACGGTTACCGTCTGTCATGAGGGCGCCTGTCATGAGGGGGGCTGTCATGAACGCCGCCGACCTGTCCCCCCAAGCACTGGCCCTGCTGCTGGACGAGGCCAACCACGCCCCGCAGGAAAGCGTGCAGAGTGCGCTGGCGGGGCTGGACGGGGTGCAACATCACCGCGTCAGCGGGCTGATCTCGCACCTGACCCAGACCAAACGGGCGTCCTGGGCCGCCGTTGCCGCCGCGACCGGCACCGTGCCCCCTCCCGACGACGCCGGACTGCGCCGCCTGATGGCCTGGGAAGTGGAGCAGGCGCGGCAGCTTTCGCCCGAGCAGCTTTGCGCCGAGCTGACCTACAGCGGGCAGGTCATGACGGTGGCCGAACTCATTCGCCTGAATGCCCGCCACAGCGTGTGGCACGCCGGGCAACTTGCTGCCCTGGCGGGCCGGACCGGGAGCGCCTAGGTGTCCGAGGAGCACCCGTTTCTGGCGCTTTCCGGGCCGAATCCGGCAGGGCAGGACGCGGCGGGGGCGGTGCCGGACGCGCTGTTCGACCTCGCCGTGAACCGGGCCGCCGCCGCCGTGCGCGGTCTGGGCCGCCCGGAAGCCCTGGCCGCGTGGCACGCCCGCACCCGCTTTGCCCGCCGCGTCGCCCTGGCCGAGATTCGCGCCGCGCTGGAGCGGAGGCCCGCGCAGGGGGTGTGGCACTGGGCCGGGGGGCCGGGGGGGGGCTGGCAACCGGGCAAAGCTGCCTTTCCGTGAGCCTTATACGGATTCCGATTGAATCCAGCAGATTTCTGGATTCAATCCGACTGAAAGGAGTAGGAAAAGATACGGATTTCGCGATATGGATGCACAGGCGGTGTAGTTCCGACTGTGCAGGAATTTATACGGATTCCGATTGAATCTGGTAGTTTCAGATTCAATCGGACTGAAAGGAGTAGGAAAAAATACGGGTTACGCGATATGGATGCACAGGCGGCGCTTTCCCGACTGTGCAGGAATTAAGCGGAATCCGTATGAGCGGAATCCGTATTACGGCCAGACCGTCACCCGTCCCGCCGCCGGGTCGAGCCGCACCCGTGCGCCCAGCGGCAGCGTGAGTTGCGGCGAGGTGTGCCCGAAATCCACATTGGCGACGACGGGCAGGTCTTCGCGGCCCGCTTCTTTCAGCACGCGGCGCACCCAGACGTAAAGCTGCTCGACCATCTGCGGCGAGTAGTCGCGGGGCCGGGCCAGCAGCAGCCCGCTCAGCCCTTGCAGCACGCCTTTGGCCGCCCAGTTCCGCAGCCAGTAGCCCACCTGAGAGGGCGGCGGCACGTCGTTGCTCGTTTCCAGCGCCATCACCGCGCCCTGCCACAGGGCGGGCGGCAGTTCGCCGGGCGTGCCGCTGAGCATGTCCAGAATCTCGACGCAGCCGCCGAGCAGGTGCCCTTCGGCGGGAGCGTCGCCCTGGAGCCAGGTCCAGCCGTCGCCGGGCTGAAACTCGCGCCGGTGGGGTTGGCTGGCTTCGTCCCAGACCTGTTTCGCTTCGGTCCATTCCGGGGCGGGGGAGAGGTCGTAAGGCTCAGTCCCGAACGCCTGTTCCAGCCCGTGCCGGGTCAAAGGATGGATGCCGCCGTTTTCCGCGAGGTCGGTCAGGACGGCGGGGCCGTGGTAGGCCATCACGCCCGCTTTCAGAAACTGCGTCAGCGTGACAGTGGAGTCCGAGTAGCCCAGAAAGACTTTCGGGTGCGCCCGAATCAGCTCGGGGTCGAGATAAGGCAGCAGCCGGATGGAATCGTCCCCGCCGATGATGCTGACCATGCCGTCAATCTCGGGGTTTTGCAGCGCCCAGCGCAGATCATCGGCGCGGGCTTCGGGGTGCGCGTACAGATACTCCGGGCCGCGAAAGGCATTGGGCGCGGGCACGATGTCCCAGCCGAGCGATTCGGCGGCCTGCCGCACCCCCGCCGCGTACCGGTGCGGCACCTCGGTGACGAAGCCCGCGCTGAGGCTCAGGGCCGCCACGCGGGAGCCGGGGCGCAGAGGTGGGGGCCGAACGAAGGTGGGCTTGTCCATGTGTCAGGCTAACGGTGAGCGGGGGCCGGACCAATACGCAAAGTGGCGGAGCATGAAAAAAGCCGCCCACATGGGGCGACCTTTTGGCTGATTGGCTAACGGGACAGCTCAGTACAGGCTGCTCGCCTCGGTGCCGTAGACGGGCGCGGTCTTGTCCTGGCCCTTCATCTCGGCTTCCTTGGCCTGAATGCCCTCGCGCACGCGCTGGCCGTAGTCGGCGTCGGCGGCGGTGAAGTATTCGAGCATCTTGTCCTGAATACGCTTGTCCACGCCCGCCAGAGCGCCGGAGAGGTTGCTCACCAGTTCGTCACGCTCCCAGTCGGCGAAGTTGCGGTACTGCATCCCGGCCTGCCCGAAGGGGTTGGGGCGCTCGATGGGCGCGCGCACGAGGTTGCCTTCCACGCGGGGGGTGTGCTCGGGGGCGCGGCGAGGCGCTTCCTTGGGGCCGCTCAGCACGCTCGGCTCGTAGTTCACACGCTGGTCCTGACCCTCGAAGGTGTCCACGCGGTAGGCCATCTGCCCGTCGCGCTGGTTGGTGGCGACGTGCTTTTTGGGCGCGTTGATGGGCAGTTGCAGGTAGTTGGGGCCGACGCGGTAGCGCTGGGTGTCGGAGTAGGAGAAGGTGCGGCCCTGGAGCATCTTGTCGTCGCTGAAGTCCAGTCCGTCCACCAGCACGCCCGTGCCGAAGGCGGCCTGCTCGGTTTCGGCGAACACGTTTTCGGGGTTGCGGTTCAGGGTCATCTGGCCCACGTGCCGCCAGGGGAACTGCTCGCGGGGCCAGATTTTGGTGTCGTCGAGCGGGTCGAAGTCGAGTTCGGGGTGCTCGCCGTCTTCCATGATCTGCACGAACAGGTCCCACTTGGGGAAGTCGCCGCGCTCGATGGCGTCGTGCAGGTCCTGGGTGGCGTGGTTGAAGTTGGTCGCCTGGATTTCGTCGGCCTGCGCCTGCGTCAGGTTGCGCACGCCCTGCACGGGTTCCCAGTGGTACTTGACCAGCACGCCTTCGCCCTTGTCGTTGACCCACTTGTAGGTATTTACGCCGCTGCCCTGCATGAAGCGGTAGCTCGCCGGGATGCCCCAGGGCGAGTACAGCAGGGTAATCATGTGGGTCGCTTCGGGCGTGCCCGCGAAGAAGTCGAAGATGCGCTCCTGGCTCTGGATGTTGGTCGTCGGGCTGGGCTTCTGGCTGTGAATCAGGTCGGGGAACTTGATGGCGTCGCGAATGAAGAAGATTTTGAGGTTGTTGCCCACCATGTCCCAGTTGCCGTCTTCGGTGTAGAACTTGACGGCGAAGCCGCGCGGGTCACGCAGCGTTTCGGGCGAGTGGATGCCGTGACCGACGGTGGAAAAGCGCACGAAGACGGGCGTTTCCTTGCCTTCTTCCTGAAACAGCTTGGCGCGGGTGTACTTGCTCACCGGCTCGTCGCCGACCTTGCCCGTCGCCTTGAACACGCCGTGTGCCCCGGCGCCACGGGCGTGCACCACGCGCTCGGGAATGCGCTCGCGGTCGAAGTGCGAGAGTTTTTCCAGAAACTGGTAGTTCTCCAGCGTCATCGGGCCACGGCTGCCCACGGTGCGGCTGTTCTGGTTGTCGTGCACAGGGTGGCCCTGGCGGGTGGTCAGGGTGGTGCCTTGCTCGCCGGGAGCCGTGCGCCCGTCGCGGGGACCGCCCACGCCCTGCACCGCCGTGCCGACGCCCTTGTTGTTTTCGTCGCTCATAAGCTCTCCTTTTCGCCTCCTGGCGCCTTCTCGCGGGAAGGGCAGAAGCTCCGTGTCACCATATTGAGAATCATTCTCAATGTCCAGGGTCATGCAGGCATCAGGTGACGGGACGCCTGCGCCCTCCGCCGGGCCGGGGGGCATCGGCTATCCTGCACGGGACAGGAGACTCATGGAACGTATTGGACTTTTTATTGACGGCGCCAACGTCTACGCGGCGGCCAAGCGGCTGGGGTGGAACTTCGACCACCGCAAGATTCTCGAACATTTCGCGGGAATGGGCGCCCTCTACAACGCCTTTTATTACACCGCCGTGCCCGCGCAGATTGACGACAAGCAAAAGCGCTTCGTGGACGCGCTGACCTACATGGGCTACACCGTCCGCACCCGCCCGCTGCGCGAAAACACCGACGAACACGGCGACACCTCGCGCCGCGCCAGCCTCGACATCGAACTCGTGACCGACCTGCTGACCACCGAAAGCCGCTACGACGTGGCGGTGCTGCTCTCCGGCGACGGCGACTTCGAGCGGCCCGTCGAGGTGCTGCGGGCACGCGGCAAACGGGTCATCGTGGCGAGCATTCCCGAAATGACCAGCTACGAGCTGCGCAACGCCGCCGACGAGTACGTGGACCTCGCCAGCATCCGCGAGCAGGTGGAGCGCCCCGGCTACCGCCTGCCGAGCGAGGGCCAGCGCAGCGAGGGGCAACGCAGCGAGGGCCGCTTCCAGGACCGCGAGCTGCGGGCGTCCTTCTACGGGGCCGGAGCGGGCGGGGTGGGCGATGACCGCTGAGGCCCCGCCGACCGCCCAGACTCAGGTAACGGCCCAGGCCCCGGCGCCCAAGGCGGCGGGCCGCCTGCCGGTCGCGCTCGACGCGGTGGGGGGCGACCACGGCGCGGCGCCCAACGTGGACGGCGCGGTGCAGGCCGCCCGCAGCGGGGTGTCGGTGCTGCTCGTGGGAGACCGGGTCAAACTGCACGCCGAACTCGGCAAGCACGAGGGCAGCAGCCGCCTGCCCATCGAGGTGGTGGACGCCCCCGACGTGATCGGCATGGAAGAACACGCCAGCGACGTGCGCAGCCGCACCGGGGCGAGCATCAACGTCTGCACCCGGCTGGTCAAGGAAGGCCGCGCCGCCGCCGCCGTCAGCATGGGCCACTCGGGGGCCACGATGGCCTCGGCGCTGCTCACCCTGGGGCGCATTAGGGGCGTGGACCGCCCCGCCATCCTGACCCACCTGCCCGCGCAGGGCGGCTTTACCACGCTGCTCGACGCCGGGGCCAACGCCGACGTGAAGGCCGCGTATCTCGCGCAGTGGGCGCGGCTGGCGACGGTGTACCTGCGCGTGCTCGAAGACCGCGAAGACCCCACCGTGGGCCTGCTGTCCATCGGGGAAGAGGACCACAAGGGAAGCGCTCTGGTGGTGGAGGCGCATGGCCTGCTGCGGGCGCTGCACGGCCAGGGCATCAACTTCTACGGCAACGTGGAGGGCCGCGACATCTTCCGGTCCACCACCGACATCGTGGTGACCGACGGCTTTACCGGCAACGTGGTGCTCAAGCTCGCCGAGGGCGAGGCCAAAGTGCTGCTCGGCTGGGTCAAGGAAGCGCTGAACAGCAATGTCAAGAGCAAGCTCGGCGGCCTGCTGGTGCGCGACTCGCTGCGTGGCCTGGCCGAGCGGATGGACCCCAGCACCTACGGAGCGAGCATCCTGATCGGGGTGCGCGGCCTCGCCTTTATCGGCCACGGCAGCGCCGACGCCCGCGCCGTCAAAAACGCCGTGCTGCGGGCCGCCCGCGCCCACGAAGCCAACCTCGTGCAGCGGCTGGAAGCGGCGTTTCAGGCAAGCACTTGACGCCTGACACCGCTTTGAACAAGAGGTAAGGCACAGGTTCTTTTTGCGTCCCCCCACGCCTTCATGAGACAGTGGGGGGATGTTCGATGCTCTGACGATTCAACTCGCCAAGCCGCAGGTGTGGGTGGGTCTGGCGCTGACCCTGGTGGTCGCCTACGCGCTCTACCGACTGGGGCGCACGCTGCTGCGGGGGCTGGAAAGGTACCAGCACCCCCGGCTCACCGCCCTGCTCAAAGGGCTGTTGCTGCTCAGCGTCGTGGTGGGCTGGTTGGCGAGCGCCACGCACATCGTCTACCTGCCGGACGTGCCCTTTCTCTTCGACCTCGGCGCCGATATCCGCGAGGGCTTTCGCAACAGCGCGGGCAAGGTGGTGGTCGTGCTGGCGATGGCGATGATCGCCTGGAACCTCGTCGGCACCGCCACCGGGCGCATCGTGGTGGAAGACGAGTTCAACCGCCGCAGCGTGCGGGTGCAGACCCTCAAGGGCGTGACCGATTCGACCCTCAAGGTCATCATCGTGGTGGTCAGCGCCATCGCAATGCTTCAGACGCTCGGGGTCAACGCGACCTCGCTGCTCGCCGGGGTGTCTATCCTGGGCGTGGCGGTGGGGTTCGGGGCGCAGAGTCTGGTGCGCGACGTGTTCACCGGCTTTTTTATCCTGCTTGAGGACCAGTACGGCGTGGGCGACGTGATCGCCGTGGGCACCGGGCAGCTCTCCGGCACGGTGGAGCGGCTGAACCTGCGCGTCACGGCGCTGCGGGCGCTCGACGGTACCGTGCATATCATTCCCAACGGCCAGATCCAGACGGTCAGCGTGAGCAGCAAGGACTGGTCGCGGGTGGTGGCGACGGTGGACGTGACCTACAACGCCGACGTGGACGAGGCGCTCAGGGTGCTCGACGCTGTGAGCCAGGAACTCTACCGCGACCCCGCGTGGGACGACCATTTCCTCGATGCGCCCGAGATTCAGGGGGTCACGGCCCTCGCGCCCGACGGCGTCACGCTGCGGGCGCTGTTCAAGGTGCTGCCCAAAAGCCAGTACGCCCTGGGCCGTGAGTTCAACCGCCGCATCAAGATCGCGATGGACCAGGCCGGTATCGAGATTCCTTCGCCCCAGCGCAGCGTGACCTTCGCCTCCGGTCCGCTGGAGGTCAAGCTGGCGCGTCCGGGCGAGGGGGCGCAGGTGCCCGCTCCGGCTCCGGCCCCGGTCACCGGGCAAGACCGCACCCGGCCCCCGGTGCCGCCCAGCTTCAGCCGGGACGCCGAGGAAGATGAACGTTAGGCCAGGGCGCCCAGCCGCAACCCGGGGCGACCACCGGACGTACTGGAAGGCATGACCCGTCCTCCTCTTTCCCCCTTCACGGCCCCCACCCGGATTTCGGACATGTTCGCGCAGAGTGCGGCGGTACTTGCCCGCCCGGCCCCCAGCACCTTCGAGCGGTTCGAGCGTCGGGGCGGGACCGGGCAGGCGCTGCTCTACGTTCTGCTCGCCGCCGCCGTCTCCGGCGTGATCGCCGCGCTGTTTTCGGTCTTTCACAGCGACGTGACCTTTTTCGGCCAGCTGTTCTCGCGCCTGATCGGGATTCCCGCGCAGTTTCTGGTCTTTACCGGCGCGGTGTACCTCATCGGCCGCTTTCTCTTCGGCGGCACGGGCCGGTACTCGGAAGTCGCCTACACCTTCGCCCTGTTCTTCGTGCCGCTGAGCATCGTGGGCACCCTCATCGGCATCGTGCCGGTGCTGGGCTGGCTCGTGCAGAACGTGGTCATCGCTCTGGCGCTGGCCTTCTTCGGGTTTCTGGCGGTGCAGTCGAGCATGAACCTGCGTAGCCCGGTGGGCGCCGGGGTGACGCTGGTGCTCTCGGCCCTGGCGTACGGCACCGTCGGGGCGCTGCTGCTCGGTTTGCTGCTGGGACGGTAGCAGTGTTTTGAAAAAGGGATGACAGGCCCTCTCTCTTTGCCCGAGCAGAGCGAAGAAGAAGGCCGTCCCGTAAAGGTCAAGCCCATTGAAGGCGTTCCCCCGGCTGAGAGGCGCGGGGGGGCTTTGGTTTACTGCTCGCCGTACACGTGGACCGCCACTTCCAGCTTGCCCTGCCCGCCGCCGTAGTAGGTGCCGCGCACGGGGGACACGTCGCTGTACTCGCGGCCGTGAGCGATTTTGATGTGTTTTTCGTTCGCGAGGCAGTTGTTGGTGGGGTCGTAGCCCAGCCAGCCGTAGCCCGGAATCAGCGCCTCCACCCAGGCGTGGGTGGCCTCGGCGCCCAGCATTTCGCCGCCGCTGTAGAGGTAGCCGCTGACGTAGCGGGCCGGAATGCCGAGCTGCCGCAGGATGCCCAGCATGGCGTGGGTAAAGTCCTGGCACACGCCGCGCCCGTGCCGCGCGAACTCGGCCAGTGGGGTGCTGACGGCAGTGGCCTTGGTGTCGTAGGTAAAGCGGCGGTGCAGCCCGGTGTTGAGGTCGCTCAGAAAGCCCGGCAGGTCGTCGTCCGGCGCCGGGCGGCGCACCTCGAAGATCTCCGGCCAGTCCCCGGCAGGCACGCGGGGAGAGGGCACCAGAAACTCGATGTTCGCTGCGCGTGCCCCTTCCAGCACGCTCATGGGGGCCGCAAGCGGCAACGTGACCGCGTGGGTGTCCACGATGGCCTGCGCCTCGATGCGCAACTCGGTGTGCGGCTCGTGGACGTGGACATGGTGGACCAGCGCCCCGAAATAGTCCTTGTGGGACGTGATTTCGGCTTCCGGCGTCACGCTCAGGTGAAAGGAGCGCAGCGTCTGCCGGACCTCCTGCACCGGGTGCAGGCGGACCTCGTTGAACGAATCCCAGGCGGGCTTGGGATAACGGTACTCGGTGGTGTGTCGGATTTCACAGCGCATAGGCGGGTCCCTCGTCAGGCTCCGGGGGGGAGCCGGTGACGTGCCGTGCAGTCTGACACGCGCGGTCTGACAGAAGCGTGACCCCGTTTAGGCCGCCCTTCATCCCCCGCGCCGCGCCCGGCCCGGTTTGGGGGTGCGGTGCAGCACGGCCGCCGCGATCAGCCCGCCCACGAAGCCGAAGAGGTGCGCTTCCCAGGACACGGCGGGGTTGCCCGGCAGCACGCCCCACAGCACGCCGCCGTACAGGGCGAAGGCGATCACGGCCACCACGACGGCGACCGGCGTGCGCTCCCACCACCCCACGCCGAGCAGGTAGGCGAGGTAGCCGAACACCAGTTCGCTCGCCCCCAGGTGTACGCTGCCCCCGCGCCCGAACAGCCACACCAGCCCGCCGCCGATCAGGACGATCAAAAAGGTGGCGACCAGAAACCGGCTCACCGAGCGCACGGCGGTCATGAAGGCCAGCACCGCCAGCGGCACCGTGTTGGCGATCAGGTGCGCGAAGCCGTCGTGCAGGAAGGGCGCGGTGAACACGTGCCAGAAACTGCCCGCCTGACGCGGCACGATGCCGTAGCCGTCCAGCCGGGTGCCGAAGAGAAACTGGTCGGCCACCTCCTGCCCCCAGAGCAGGGCGATCAGACCTGCCGTCAGGCCCGCCGCTCCCTTCAGGTGAGGACGTCCGGGGGCCAGGGGCGAGGGGGGCTGTGGAGGAAAAGGGCGCGGGGGAGGCGGGCGCGTCATGCCCCCAGTGTCCGCCGCCGGGTCAGGAGAAAAATGCGGCGCGGGCGAGGGGCCGTTCATGCAGCGCGGGCGCCGCTGGCAGCCTCGCCCGGCGGCGGGCGCTTACAATCGGGCGCAATGAGTCTCATCTTCGACTGGTCGGCGCTGCGCGAGCGGACGACGTTTCCCGGCACGGGCGGGCGCCTGCGTGCCGAACCCGCCGACTTTCAGGTGCAGGAGGTGCCCGCTTACCTGCCCGGCGGCAGCGGCGACTTTCTGTACCTTCACATAGAAAAGACCGGGCACACCACCGCCCATGTGGTCCGCGAGTTGTGCGCCCAGCTCGGCGTGCGTGACCGCGACGTGGGGGTGGCCGGACTCAAGGACCGCCACGCCGTGACCACCCAGTGGCTGAGCCTGCCCGGCAAGGTCGAGCCGCGCCTGGGGGAATTCTCGCTGCCCGGCGTGCGGATTCTGGACACGTCGCGCCACAGCAACAAGCTCGGCCTGGGGCATCTGCACGGCAATCGCTTCGTGGTGCGGGTGCGCGGGGCGCCGGGCACGGCGGAACAGGCCGGGGAGACGCTGGCGGCGCTGGCCGAACACGGGGTGCCCAACTATTTCGGCCCCCAGCGCTTCGGCCTGGGCGGACTCAATGCCGAGGAAGGCCTGCGGGTGCTGCGCGGCGAGTCGGAGCTGCGTGACCCCCGCGTGCGCCGCTTCCTGACAAGCAGCGTGCAGAGCGCGGTGTTCAACGCCCTGGTCAGTCTGCGGCTGGAACGCGGCGCCTTTGACCGGCTGCTGACCGGCGACATGGCGAAAAAACATGACACCGGCGGCGTCTTTCTGGTCGAGGACGCGCAGGTCGAAACCCCCCGGGCGCAGCGAGGCGAGGTGAGTGCCACCGGCACCCTGTTCGGACGCAAGGTCAGGCCACTCACCGCCGACGCGGGCGCGCTGGAAACCGAAGCCCTTTCCCTTTTCGGCCTGACCCCGCAGGTCTTCGCCTCGCGCAAGGGCGACCGCCGCCTGATTCGGGTGTTTCCCGCCGGCACCGAGGTGCGCCCCGAGGACGACGGCTACGTGCTGGCCTTCACCCTTCCCAAGGGCAGTTTCGCCACCAGTGTCCTGCGCGAGGTGATGAAGACCGAGGTGGACACCAGCGGCCCGGACGACGAAGCTGGCCCGGCAGAAGGTACTCCGGCAGAAGGCGCGACGGAGGACCACGAGTGAACGGCCCACGCCCGGCTGCTGGGCGGCGGGCGTTGACCTGCCCCCGTCCCGACCCGGCGCTGCGGGCTGCATTTCTGGCGGCGCTTTATGGACCGCCCGGCGAGCGCGTGCGCCTCAGCCCCATTCCCGGCCCCGTTCCTCGCTGGGCTAGCGGTTCATGGGCCATCGTCACCGCCTGGAACCCGGACGCGCAGCAGGCCCCTGAGAGTGCCAACTGCGCCGCGCAGGAGCGGCTTCTGGCCTGCGTTCTCCAGGCGGGCCTGATCCCACGTCCTGCCGTCAACGGCAGCGGCGAGTGGGCCGAGGAAAGTCTGCTCGTGCCCGGCGCGTCTCTGGCGCAGGCGCGGAGCTGGGGCGAGGCGTTCGGGCAAAAAGCAGTGCTGTTCGGCGTCGGCTCACGGGCGGCGCTC is from Deinococcus wulumuqiensis R12 and encodes:
- a CDS encoding S66 family peptidase, translated to MDKPTFVRPPPLRPGSRVAALSLSAGFVTEVPHRYAAGVRQAAESLGWDIVPAPNAFRGPEYLYAHPEARADDLRWALQNPEIDGMVSIIGGDDSIRLLPYLDPELIRAHPKVFLGYSDSTVTLTQFLKAGVMAYHGPAVLTDLAENGGIHPLTRHGLEQAFGTEPYDLSPAPEWTEAKQVWDEASQPHRREFQPGDGWTWLQGDAPAEGHLLGGCVEILDMLSGTPGELPPALWQGAVMALETSNDVPPPSQVGYWLRNWAAKGVLQGLSGLLLARPRDYSPQMVEQLYVWVRRVLKEAGREDLPVVANVDFGHTSPQLTLPLGARVRLDPAAGRVTVWP
- the katA gene encoding catalase; protein product: MSDENNKGVGTAVQGVGGPRDGRTAPGEQGTTLTTRQGHPVHDNQNSRTVGSRGPMTLENYQFLEKLSHFDRERIPERVVHARGAGAHGVFKATGKVGDEPVSKYTRAKLFQEEGKETPVFVRFSTVGHGIHSPETLRDPRGFAVKFYTEDGNWDMVGNNLKIFFIRDAIKFPDLIHSQKPSPTTNIQSQERIFDFFAGTPEATHMITLLYSPWGIPASYRFMQGSGVNTYKWVNDKGEGVLVKYHWEPVQGVRNLTQAQADEIQATNFNHATQDLHDAIERGDFPKWDLFVQIMEDGEHPELDFDPLDDTKIWPREQFPWRHVGQMTLNRNPENVFAETEQAAFGTGVLVDGLDFSDDKMLQGRTFSYSDTQRYRVGPNYLQLPINAPKKHVATNQRDGQMAYRVDTFEGQDQRVNYEPSVLSGPKEAPRRAPEHTPRVEGNLVRAPIERPNPFGQAGMQYRNFADWERDELVSNLSGALAGVDKRIQDKMLEYFTAADADYGQRVREGIQAKEAEMKGQDKTAPVYGTEASSLY
- a CDS encoding NYN domain-containing protein, with amino-acid sequence MERIGLFIDGANVYAAAKRLGWNFDHRKILEHFAGMGALYNAFYYTAVPAQIDDKQKRFVDALTYMGYTVRTRPLRENTDEHGDTSRRASLDIELVTDLLTTESRYDVAVLLSGDGDFERPVEVLRARGKRVIVASIPEMTSYELRNAADEYVDLASIREQVERPGYRLPSEGQRSEGQRSEGRFQDRELRASFYGAGAGGVGDDR
- the plsX gene encoding phosphate acyltransferase PlsX — protein: MTAEAPPTAQTQVTAQAPAPKAAGRLPVALDAVGGDHGAAPNVDGAVQAARSGVSVLLVGDRVKLHAELGKHEGSSRLPIEVVDAPDVIGMEEHASDVRSRTGASINVCTRLVKEGRAAAAVSMGHSGATMASALLTLGRIRGVDRPAILTHLPAQGGFTTLLDAGANADVKAAYLAQWARLATVYLRVLEDREDPTVGLLSIGEEDHKGSALVVEAHGLLRALHGQGINFYGNVEGRDIFRSTTDIVVTDGFTGNVVLKLAEGEAKVLLGWVKEALNSNVKSKLGGLLVRDSLRGLAERMDPSTYGASILIGVRGLAFIGHGSADARAVKNAVLRAARAHEANLVQRLEAAFQAST
- a CDS encoding mechanosensitive ion channel family protein; translation: MFDALTIQLAKPQVWVGLALTLVVAYALYRLGRTLLRGLERYQHPRLTALLKGLLLLSVVVGWLASATHIVYLPDVPFLFDLGADIREGFRNSAGKVVVVLAMAMIAWNLVGTATGRIVVEDEFNRRSVRVQTLKGVTDSTLKVIIVVVSAIAMLQTLGVNATSLLAGVSILGVAVGFGAQSLVRDVFTGFFILLEDQYGVGDVIAVGTGQLSGTVERLNLRVTALRALDGTVHIIPNGQIQTVSVSSKDWSRVVATVDVTYNADVDEALRVLDAVSQELYRDPAWDDHFLDAPEIQGVTALAPDGVTLRALFKVLPKSQYALGREFNRRIKIAMDQAGIEIPSPQRSVTFASGPLEVKLARPGEGAQVPAPAPAPVTGQDRTRPPVPPSFSRDAEEDER
- a CDS encoding YIP1 family protein, giving the protein MTRPPLSPFTAPTRISDMFAQSAAVLARPAPSTFERFERRGGTGQALLYVLLAAAVSGVIAALFSVFHSDVTFFGQLFSRLIGIPAQFLVFTGAVYLIGRFLFGGTGRYSEVAYTFALFFVPLSIVGTLIGIVPVLGWLVQNVVIALALAFFGFLAVQSSMNLRSPVGAGVTLVLSALAYGTVGALLLGLLLGR
- a CDS encoding transglutaminase family protein, whose translation is MRCEIRHTTEYRYPKPAWDSFNEVRLHPVQEVRQTLRSFHLSVTPEAEITSHKDYFGALVHHVHVHEPHTELRIEAQAIVDTHAVTLPLAAPMSVLEGARAANIEFLVPSPRVPAGDWPEIFEVRRPAPDDDLPGFLSDLNTGLHRRFTYDTKATAVSTPLAEFARHGRGVCQDFTHAMLGILRQLGIPARYVSGYLYSGGEMLGAEATHAWVEALIPGYGWLGYDPTNNCLANEKHIKIAHGREYSDVSPVRGTYYGGGQGKLEVAVHVYGEQ
- a CDS encoding rhomboid family intramembrane serine protease, with the translated sequence MTRPPPPRPFPPQPPSPLAPGRPHLKGAAGLTAGLIALLWGQEVADQFLFGTRLDGYGIVPRQAGSFWHVFTAPFLHDGFAHLIANTVPLAVLAFMTAVRSVSRFLVATFLIVLIGGGLVWLFGRGGSVHLGASELVFGYLAYLLGVGWWERTPVAVVVAVIAFALYGGVLWGVLPGNPAVSWEAHLFGFVGGLIAAAVLHRTPKPGRARRGG
- the truD gene encoding tRNA pseudouridine(13) synthase TruD, whose product is MSLIFDWSALRERTTFPGTGGRLRAEPADFQVQEVPAYLPGGSGDFLYLHIEKTGHTTAHVVRELCAQLGVRDRDVGVAGLKDRHAVTTQWLSLPGKVEPRLGEFSLPGVRILDTSRHSNKLGLGHLHGNRFVVRVRGAPGTAEQAGETLAALAEHGVPNYFGPQRFGLGGLNAEEGLRVLRGESELRDPRVRRFLTSSVQSAVFNALVSLRLERGAFDRLLTGDMAKKHDTGGVFLVEDAQVETPRAQRGEVSATGTLFGRKVRPLTADAGALETEALSLFGLTPQVFASRKGDRRLIRVFPAGTEVRPEDDGYVLAFTLPKGSFATSVLREVMKTEVDTSGPDDEAGPAEGTPAEGATEDHE
- a CDS encoding DUF3293 domain-containing protein, which produces MNGPRPAAGRRALTCPRPDPALRAAFLAALYGPPGERVRLSPIPGPVPRWASGSWAIVTAWNPDAQQAPESANCAAQERLLACVLQAGLIPRPAVNGSGEWAEESLLVPGASLAQARSWGEAFGQKAVLFGVGSRAALVWLPGPTERCWAVPVSEHFGK